Part of the Xanthomonas sp. SI genome is shown below.
CAGCTCCGGCATTTCCTTCAGGCACGGCGCGCACCAGGTGGCCCAGAAGTTCACCACCACCCACTGCCCGCGATGCGCGGCCAGGTCGTAGTCGCTGCCGTCCACCGCCTTCACCTTCAACGTCGGCTGCGGCCGGGTTTCCTGCACCACGTTCGCTCCTTCGCCAGCGGCGGGCGCGGTCGGCGCAGCGGGCGCGGCAGGCGCCGCCGGGGCGGCGGGAGCCGTGGGCGCAGGCGCGCCGGGTGCGGCGCCATCGGCAGGCGAAGGATGCCGATCGCAGCCCGCCAGCAGCGCGGCAGCGGCGAACAACGGGAACAGGATGCGCGGGGTCATGCGAGGTCTCCGATATCGGTGTAAAGATCGCCGACGCGACGTTTCAGCACGTCGCGCAGCGGCATGCGCAATTCGTCCAGCGCGCGCCACGCCGCCTGCCCCAGCGCGTCGTCTCGGCACGGCAGGTAGGCTTCGGCGATCGGGATGCGCAGCTGGCAGTTTTCGTAGAGTTCGGTCAGCGGCACGTCGGCCAGGTCGCGCGCCAGCAGCCATTCGCCATGCCCGGCGCGGCTGAGCAGGCGGCTGCGCTCCAGTTCGCACAGCAGTTCCTGCACCAGCGAATCGGTCAGCATCGGCTCCAGTTGCAGGATCTGATCCTCGTGCAGGCCGTGGCCGTCCTTGCGCGCCTGCGCGAAGCGCCCGAGCAGGCGCAGCAAACCGTAGATCTCGTAGCCGGCCGGTAGCCGCATCGATGCCGGCTGGTAGCGGAAGGCGGCGATCGAGGACGCCAGCGAAGCCCCGAGCAGGATCCCGATCCAGCTCAGGTAGGTCCACAGCAGGAAGATCGGCACGAACGCGACCGTGCCGTAGATGCGCTGATAGGACTGGAAGCTGCCCAGGTACAGGCTCAGCCCCCACTTCACCAGCTCCAGCAGTGCCACCGCCAGCAGCGCGCCGGGCACCGCGTGGCGCAGCTTGACCGTGTGGTGCGGCACCACCCGGTACACCAGGGTGATGCAGACGAATTCGATCAGCACCGGCGCCAGGCCCAGCGCCATCTGCGCCAGCAGCCGGCCTTCGCTGGTGCGGAACAGCGGCAGCGCGAAGAACCGCGCCGACGCCGCCAGCGACGCCGCGGCCAGCAGCGCGCCCAGGGTCAGCACCGTCCAGTACACCAGGAAGCGGGTCAGCCGCGGCCGCGCCGAGACCACCCGCCAGATCCGGTTGAAGGTCTGCTCGACGCTGTTCAAGGTGATCAGCAGCGACACCATCAGCGCGATCGTGCCGGCGCTGGTCAGCTGCCCGGCGCTGGCCGAGAACTGGCGCAGATAGGCTTCCACCGAACGCGCCGCGGCCGGCACGAAGTTGGAGAAGATGTAGTCGCTGAGCTGGTCGCTCCACTTGTCGAACACCGGGAACGCCGAGAGCACGCCGAACACGACCATCGCCAGCGGCACCAGCGCGAAGATCGTGGTGTAGGCCAGCGAGGCGGCGGCCTGGAACAGGCGGTCGTCGAGGAAGCGCCGCCACAGGAACCCGGCGAAGCTGCGCATCCGCGCGCGGTCGCGCACCCGCTCCGTCCAGAGATTGACCGTGTCCAAAGGCTGCATCGGGCAAGGGTACCCGATGCGCACGGATGCCGGCATCGCCGATACTGGCGGCCGTTCTGGTGCAAGCAAGCGAGGGCCGCATGGCCGAGATCCTGGTCCTGTACTACAGCCGTGGCGGTTCGGTGGCGCGCCTGGCGCGGCAGATCGCGCGCGGCGTCGGCGAAGTGCCCGGCATGGCCGCGCGCCTGCGCACGGTGCCGCCGGTGGCCGCGGTCACCCAGGCCAGCGCGCCGCCGGTGCCCGACAGCGGCGCGCCGTACGTGGATGCCAGCGACCTGCGCGACTGCGTCGGCCTGGCCCTGGGCAGCCCGACCCGCTTCGGCAACATGGCCGCGCCGGTCAAGCACTTCATCGACGGCCTCGGCGCCGAATGGGCCAGCGCCACCCTGGCCGGCAAGCCGGCGGCGGTGTTCACCTCCACCGCCTCGCTGCACGGCGGCCAGGAAGCCACGCTGCTGTCGATGCACCTGCCGCTGCTGCACCACGGCTGCGTGATCGTCGGCATTCCCTATACCGAACCGCTGCTCAGCAGCACGCGCAGCGGCGGCACCCCGTACGGCGCCAGCCACGTCGCCGGCGCCGACGACGATCCGCAACCCAGCGAGGAAGAAGCGCAGCTGGCGCGCGCGCTGGGCCGGCGCCTGGCCGGCATCGCGCAACGCCTGGCGGCGCCATGAGCACCGCCCGCCTGCGTTACGCGCTGGCAGCCACGCTGCTGGTGTTGGCGCTGTTGTACGCGGCCTGGTTCCACGACGACCGCCACCGCCTCGCCGCGCTGCTGGTGTTCGCACTGCCGCCGTTGCTGCTGGCGATCGGCGTGCTGCGCGGCTCGGCGGTGGCGCGCTTCTGGGCCGGCGTGTTCGGGCTGTTCTGGTTCAGCCACGGGGTGATGGCCGCCTGGAGCCACCCGCCGCAGCGCGCCTACGCCTGGGCCGAACTGCTGCTGGCGCTGCTGGCGATCGGCCTGTCCAGCGCGCCCGGCATTCGCGCGCGTTTCGCGCGCAAGCGCGGCGCCAAAGCGTCCGGCGGCGGCACGCCCTGAGCGGCCGCCGCCGGCCTGCCGGTATCATGGCGGCCCTGCGCGACCGCGGCCGCGCCCCGTCATGCTCTAGGAACCGGCAATGGAAGAACTCCTGATCGTCACCACCGGCGGCACGATCGACAAGATCTATTTCGACGACAAGTCCGACTACCAGATCGGCGATCCGCAGATCGGCCAGATCCTCAAGGAACTGGGCGTGACCTTCCGCTTCAGCGTGATCCCGATCATCCGCAAGGACTCGCTGCACATCACCGACGAGGACCGCGAGCTGATCCGCGCCACCGTCGCCGCGCAGTCCGCGCGCCACGTGCTGCTCACCCACGGCACCGACTCGATGGTGCAGACCGGCAAGGTGCTGCAGACGATCCCGGACAAGACCATCGTGATGACCGGCGCGCTGAACCCGGCACGGTTCCGCGGCTCCGATGCCGAATTCAACATCGGCTGCGCGGTCGGCGCGGTGCAGTCGCTGCCGGCCGGGGTCTACATCGCCATGAACGGGCAGATCTGGGACCCGCAGAAGGTGCGCAAGAACGTGGCCGCGAACCGCTTCGAGCCGGTCTGAGCCGCGATGTCCAAGGCCACCCGCGCAACCCGGGCATTGGACGCGGCCGGCGTCGCCTATCGCCTGCATCCCTACGACTACGAAGCCGAAGCCGGCGCCAAGGGCCTGCAGGCCGCGCAGGCGCTCGGCCTGCCACCGGCGCGGGTGCTGAAGAGCCTGATGGCCTGGATCGACAGCAACGCCGTGTGCGTGGTGGTGCCGTCCGATCGCCGCGTGCAGCTGAAGAAGCTCGCTGCGGCCGGCGCTGGCAAAGCGGCGCGGATGATGGAGGTGGCCGAGGCCGAGCGTCGCAGCGGCTACAAGGTCGGCGGCATCAGCCCGCTGGGCCAGCAGCGGCCGGCGCCGGTGCTGGTCGAGCAATCGGCGCTGGCCCCGGGCAGCGTGTGGTTCAACGCCGGGCAGCGTGGACTGCTGGTCGAAATCGCCGCTGAGCAGGTGCTGGACGTGCTGCAGGCGCGCGCCTGCGACCTGTGCGAGTGACGCGTCAGCCGCGGCAACGGCGTGGGCCGCATGGCACGCGCGAAGAATGCAGCAGCGGCTGCGTCGACCGCATCCGCAGCGGCATGGCGGCAGGTAGCGAACGCAAGCGAAAAGGGCCGCCATGCCTGCGCCCCACTTCGACCACCGGCAACTGCGCAACCAGCG
Proteins encoded:
- a CDS encoding YihY family inner membrane protein, with the protein product MQPLDTVNLWTERVRDRARMRSFAGFLWRRFLDDRLFQAAASLAYTTIFALVPLAMVVFGVLSAFPVFDKWSDQLSDYIFSNFVPAAARSVEAYLRQFSASAGQLTSAGTIALMVSLLITLNSVEQTFNRIWRVVSARPRLTRFLVYWTVLTLGALLAAASLAASARFFALPLFRTSEGRLLAQMALGLAPVLIEFVCITLVYRVVPHHTVKLRHAVPGALLAVALLELVKWGLSLYLGSFQSYQRIYGTVAFVPIFLLWTYLSWIGILLGASLASSIAAFRYQPASMRLPAGYEIYGLLRLLGRFAQARKDGHGLHEDQILQLEPMLTDSLVQELLCELERSRLLSRAGHGEWLLARDLADVPLTELYENCQLRIPIAEAYLPCRDDALGQAAWRALDELRMPLRDVLKRRVGDLYTDIGDLA
- a CDS encoding asparaginase domain-containing protein — encoded protein: MEELLIVTTGGTIDKIYFDDKSDYQIGDPQIGQILKELGVTFRFSVIPIIRKDSLHITDEDRELIRATVAAQSARHVLLTHGTDSMVQTGKVLQTIPDKTIVMTGALNPARFRGSDAEFNIGCAVGAVQSLPAGVYIAMNGQIWDPQKVRKNVAANRFEPV
- the wrbA gene encoding NAD(P)H:quinone oxidoreductase, with protein sequence MAEILVLYYSRGGSVARLARQIARGVGEVPGMAARLRTVPPVAAVTQASAPPVPDSGAPYVDASDLRDCVGLALGSPTRFGNMAAPVKHFIDGLGAEWASATLAGKPAAVFTSTASLHGGQEATLLSMHLPLLHHGCVIVGIPYTEPLLSSTRSGGTPYGASHVAGADDDPQPSEEEAQLARALGRRLAGIAQRLAAP
- a CDS encoding DUF2069 domain-containing protein, which encodes MSTARLRYALAATLLVLALLYAAWFHDDRHRLAALLVFALPPLLLAIGVLRGSAVARFWAGVFGLFWFSHGVMAAWSHPPQRAYAWAELLLALLAIGLSSAPGIRARFARKRGAKASGGGTP
- the ybaK gene encoding Cys-tRNA(Pro) deacylase, which produces MSKATRATRALDAAGVAYRLHPYDYEAEAGAKGLQAAQALGLPPARVLKSLMAWIDSNAVCVVVPSDRRVQLKKLAAAGAGKAARMMEVAEAERRSGYKVGGISPLGQQRPAPVLVEQSALAPGSVWFNAGQRGLLVEIAAEQVLDVLQARACDLCE